Proteins encoded by one window of Luteimonas yindakuii:
- a CDS encoding multidrug effflux MFS transporter: MSVPAVPVPSTRRIALLLAGLAMFGPFSIDTIFPAFAQMGAEFGADKLAMQQTIAVYLVAYALMSIVHGPLSDALGRRRVILVGLVVFILGSIGCALARDLPTLLLFRALQGLSAGVGLIVGRAVIRDMFDGDDAQRLMSQVSMIFGVAPAIAPIIGGWILGWQRWPMIFWFLVAFSVLLLFATWRWLPETHPHEARSSLAPAGLLRDYRAILVNARFQRLAAASAFNFSALFLYIASAPAFVMDILGLNERQFGWFFVPMISGMMLGAWVSGRAAGRISGKRLVDIGFACSGVAIAINIAYNFFVDQPQVPWAVLPMVLNSFGIALVFPIITLAILDMYPRQRGAASSLQAFTSLVLNALIAGLLSPLLSHSAQSLALGGAAFLAIGWAFWRWERRRDRTPPRTVTGPPIIEPGEPL; the protein is encoded by the coding sequence ATGTCCGTGCCTGCCGTGCCCGTGCCGTCCACCCGCCGCATCGCCCTGCTGCTGGCGGGGTTGGCGATGTTCGGCCCGTTTTCGATCGACACCATCTTCCCGGCATTCGCGCAGATGGGCGCGGAGTTCGGCGCCGACAAGCTGGCGATGCAGCAGACCATCGCGGTCTACCTGGTCGCCTATGCGCTGATGAGCATCGTCCACGGCCCGCTTTCGGACGCGCTGGGCCGCCGCCGGGTGATCCTGGTCGGGCTGGTGGTCTTCATTCTCGGCTCGATCGGCTGCGCGCTCGCGCGTGACCTGCCCACGCTGCTGCTGTTCCGCGCGCTGCAGGGCTTGTCGGCCGGCGTCGGGCTGATCGTCGGGCGCGCGGTGATACGCGACATGTTCGACGGCGACGACGCCCAGCGGCTGATGAGCCAGGTCTCGATGATCTTCGGCGTGGCGCCGGCGATCGCGCCGATCATCGGCGGCTGGATCCTCGGCTGGCAGCGCTGGCCCATGATCTTCTGGTTCCTGGTCGCCTTTTCGGTCCTGCTGCTGTTCGCCACCTGGCGCTGGTTGCCGGAAACACATCCACACGAAGCGCGATCGTCGCTGGCACCAGCGGGCCTGCTGCGCGACTACCGGGCAATCCTGGTGAACGCCCGCTTCCAGCGCCTGGCGGCGGCATCGGCATTCAACTTCTCGGCGCTGTTCCTGTACATCGCCTCGGCGCCGGCGTTCGTGATGGACATCCTCGGCCTCAACGAACGCCAGTTCGGCTGGTTCTTCGTGCCGATGATCAGCGGGATGATGCTCGGTGCCTGGGTGTCCGGGCGCGCGGCAGGCCGCATCAGCGGCAAACGCCTCGTCGATATCGGCTTCGCCTGCAGTGGCGTGGCGATCGCCATCAACATCGCCTACAACTTTTTCGTCGACCAGCCGCAGGTGCCGTGGGCGGTGCTGCCGATGGTGCTGAACTCGTTCGGCATCGCGCTGGTGTTTCCGATCATCACGCTGGCGATCCTCGACATGTACCCGCGTCAGCGCGGTGCGGCGTCGTCGCTGCAGGCGTTCACCAGCCTGGTGCTCAACGCGTTGATCGCCGGCCTGCTGTCGCCGCTGCTCAGCCATTCGGCGCAGTCGCTTGCGCTCGGTGGTGCGGCGTTCCTCGCCATCGGCTGGGCGTTCTGGCGCTGGGAGCGCCGGCGCGACCGCACCCCGCCGCGCACGGTCACCGGCCCGCCGATCATCGAACCGGGGGAGCCGCTCTAG
- the gcvP gene encoding aminomethyl-transferring glycine dehydrogenase: MSQPAPSLRVLEHHDAFLERHIGPNEAEIAHMLDVIGQPSLDAMTDAIVPASIRSGDPLALPAPIDEHEALAKIRGLAKKNKVFRSFIGQGYHGTRTPNVILRNILENPAWYTAYTPYQAEISQGRMEALINFQTMLSDLTGMDIANASLLDEGTAAAEAMTLAKRSAKSKSNVFFVSERVHPQTLEVLHTRADGLGIELRVGPDAEAAQADSFGVLLQYPDTFGQVHDHAALADAVHARGAVVAVAADLLALTLIRAPGEWGADIVVGNTQRFGVPFGFGGPHAGYMACRDAYKRSMPGRLIGVSVDAEGNPAYRLTLQTREQHIRREKATSNICTAQVLLAVMAGMYAVYHGPEGLKRIALRTHRLAAILAAALGKAGITVGPDFFDTLHVVDVDADAIHARAREAGVNLRTIDSNSVGISLDETTSRDDVVALAQLFGATVDDIDALDAATADALPAGLLRTSDYLQHPVFNTHHSEHELLRYMRALADKDLAMDRTMIPLGSCTMKLNATAEMIPITWPEFANIHPLAPADQAEGYRELIDGLEQMLVEITGYDAVSFQPNSGAQGEFAGLLAIRAYHQSRGEGHRDVCLIPESAHGTNPASAQMVGMRVVVVKCDRDGNVDVDDLRAQAEKHSEKLSALMVTYPSTHGVFEEAIVEICEIVHQHGGQVYTDGANMNALVGVARPGKWGSDVSHLNLHKTFCIPHGGGGPGVGPCAVKSHLAPFLPRAFGGEGDVGMVSAATFGSASILPISWMYIVMMGAAGLKRATQVALLNANYVAKRLEPHYPTLYTGRNGLVAHECILDLRPIKDETGISAEDVAKRLIDFGFHAPTLSFPVAGTLMVEPTESEALHELDRFIDAMIQIRDEIRAVEEGRLEREDNPLKNAPHTATMVTGSEWTHAYPRELAAFPLATLRRQKYWPPVARVDNVHGDKNVMCSCIPIEAFKEEEEAEA; this comes from the coding sequence ATGTCCCAGCCTGCCCCGTCCCTGCGCGTCCTCGAACACCACGACGCGTTCCTCGAACGCCACATCGGCCCGAACGAGGCCGAGATCGCCCACATGCTCGACGTGATCGGCCAGCCGTCGCTGGACGCGATGACCGATGCCATCGTGCCGGCGAGCATCCGCTCCGGCGACCCGCTGGCCCTGCCCGCGCCGATCGACGAGCACGAAGCACTGGCCAAGATCCGTGGGCTGGCGAAGAAGAACAAGGTCTTCCGCAGCTTCATCGGCCAGGGCTATCACGGCACCCGCACGCCCAACGTCATCCTGCGCAACATCCTCGAGAACCCGGCCTGGTACACCGCGTACACGCCCTACCAGGCGGAGATCTCGCAGGGCCGCATGGAAGCACTGATCAACTTCCAGACCATGCTGTCCGACCTCACCGGCATGGACATCGCCAATGCCTCGCTGCTCGACGAAGGCACCGCCGCGGCCGAGGCGATGACGCTGGCCAAGCGCTCGGCGAAGTCGAAGTCCAACGTGTTCTTCGTGTCCGAGCGCGTGCATCCGCAGACGCTTGAAGTGCTGCACACCCGCGCCGACGGTCTCGGCATCGAGCTGCGCGTCGGCCCCGACGCGGAAGCGGCACAGGCGGACAGCTTCGGCGTGCTGCTGCAGTACCCCGACACCTTCGGCCAGGTGCACGACCATGCCGCGCTCGCCGATGCCGTGCACGCGCGCGGCGCGGTGGTGGCGGTGGCCGCGGACCTGCTGGCGCTGACGCTGATCAGGGCGCCCGGCGAATGGGGTGCGGACATCGTGGTCGGCAACACCCAGCGCTTCGGCGTGCCGTTCGGCTTCGGCGGCCCGCACGCCGGCTACATGGCCTGTCGCGATGCCTACAAGCGCTCGATGCCGGGCCGCCTGATCGGCGTCTCGGTCGACGCCGAAGGCAACCCCGCCTACCGCCTGACCCTGCAGACCCGCGAGCAGCACATCCGCCGCGAGAAGGCGACGTCCAACATCTGCACCGCGCAGGTGCTGCTGGCGGTGATGGCCGGCATGTACGCCGTCTACCACGGCCCCGAAGGGCTCAAGCGCATCGCGCTGCGTACGCACCGGCTCGCCGCGATCCTGGCCGCCGCGCTGGGCAAGGCCGGCATCACCGTCGGCCCGGATTTCTTCGACACCCTGCACGTGGTCGATGTCGACGCCGACGCGATCCACGCGCGTGCGCGCGAGGCCGGCGTCAACCTGCGCACGATTGACAGCAACAGCGTCGGCATCAGCCTCGACGAGACCACCAGCCGCGACGACGTCGTCGCGCTGGCGCAGCTGTTCGGCGCGACGGTCGACGACATCGACGCGCTCGATGCCGCCACCGCCGACGCACTGCCCGCCGGGCTGCTGCGCACCTCGGACTACCTGCAGCACCCGGTGTTCAACACCCATCACAGCGAGCACGAGCTGCTGCGCTACATGCGCGCCCTGGCCGACAAGGACCTGGCGATGGACCGCACGATGATCCCGCTGGGCTCGTGCACGATGAAGCTCAACGCCACCGCGGAGATGATCCCGATCACCTGGCCGGAGTTCGCCAACATCCACCCGCTGGCGCCGGCCGACCAGGCCGAGGGTTACAGGGAACTGATCGACGGGCTCGAGCAGATGCTGGTGGAGATCACCGGCTACGACGCGGTGAGCTTCCAGCCCAACTCGGGCGCGCAGGGCGAGTTCGCCGGCCTGCTGGCGATCCGCGCCTACCACCAGTCGCGCGGCGAAGGCCATCGCGATGTCTGCCTGATCCCGGAATCCGCGCACGGCACCAACCCGGCGTCGGCGCAGATGGTCGGCATGCGCGTGGTGGTGGTGAAGTGCGACCGCGACGGCAACGTCGATGTCGACGACCTGCGCGCGCAGGCGGAAAAGCACAGCGAAAAGCTGTCCGCGCTGATGGTCACCTACCCGTCCACGCATGGCGTGTTCGAGGAAGCCATCGTCGAGATCTGCGAGATCGTCCACCAGCATGGCGGCCAGGTGTACACCGACGGCGCCAACATGAACGCACTCGTCGGCGTGGCACGCCCGGGCAAGTGGGGTTCGGACGTTTCGCACCTCAACCTGCACAAGACCTTCTGCATCCCGCACGGCGGCGGCGGCCCGGGCGTCGGCCCGTGCGCGGTGAAGTCGCACCTGGCGCCGTTCCTGCCGCGCGCGTTCGGCGGCGAGGGCGATGTGGGCATGGTGTCGGCGGCGACGTTCGGTTCGGCGTCGATCCTGCCGATCAGCTGGATGTACATCGTGATGATGGGTGCGGCCGGGCTGAAGCGCGCGACGCAGGTGGCCCTGCTCAATGCGAACTACGTGGCGAAGCGGCTGGAGCCGCATTACCCCACGCTCTACACCGGCCGCAACGGGCTGGTGGCGCACGAGTGCATCCTCGACCTGCGGCCGATCAAGGACGAGACCGGCATCAGCGCCGAGGACGTCGCCAAGCGCCTGATCGACTTCGGCTTCCACGCGCCGACGCTGAGCTTCCCGGTGGCCGGCACGCTGATGGTGGAGCCGACGGAGAGCGAGGCGCTGCATGAACTCGACCGCTTCATCGACGCGATGATCCAGATCCGCGACGAGATCCGTGCGGTCGAGGAAGGCCGGCTGGAGCGCGAGGACAACCCGCTGAAGAACGCGCCCCACACCGCCACCATGGTGACCGGCAGCGAGTGGACGCATGCCTACCCGCGCGAGCTGGCGGCGTTCCCGCTGGCCACGCTGAGGCGGCAGAAGTACTGGCCGCCGGTGGCGCGCGTGGACAACGTGCATGGCGACAAGAACGTGATGTGCTCCTGCATCCCGATCGAGGCGTTCAAGGAAGAAGAAGAAGCCGAGGCGTGA
- a CDS encoding NADPH-dependent FMN reductase — protein sequence MSDLNIAVLVGSLRKDSFNRKLADALPALAADGVRFEVQRIDDLPLYNQDDDAKPPEAARRLKQAITSADGVLFVTPEYNRSVPGVLKNAIDHASRPYGQSAFAGKPAGILGVSIGAIGTACAQQHLRTILAYLDMPTLGQPEMFLAANKVLEDDGGIASGSRDFIQGWLDAYIGFVRKHAG from the coding sequence ATGTCAGATCTCAACATTGCCGTACTCGTCGGCAGCCTGCGCAAGGACTCGTTCAACCGGAAGCTCGCCGACGCGTTGCCGGCACTCGCGGCCGACGGCGTGCGCTTCGAAGTCCAGCGCATCGACGACCTGCCGCTCTACAACCAGGACGACGACGCCAAGCCGCCCGAAGCCGCCAGGCGCCTCAAGCAGGCGATCACCTCCGCCGATGGCGTGCTGTTCGTGACGCCGGAATACAACCGCTCGGTGCCCGGCGTGCTGAAGAACGCGATCGACCATGCCTCGCGTCCGTATGGCCAGAGTGCGTTCGCAGGCAAGCCCGCAGGCATCCTCGGCGTCTCGATCGGTGCCATCGGCACCGCCTGCGCGCAGCAGCACCTGCGCACCATCCTTGCGTATCTCGACATGCCCACGCTGGGGCAGCCGGAGATGTTCCTCGCCGCCAACAAGGTGCTGGAAGACGATGGTGGCATCGCCTCCGGCAGCCGCGACTTCATCCAGGGCTGGCTTGACGCGTACATCGGCTTCGTGCGCAAGCACGCCGGGTGA
- a CDS encoding alpha-ketoglutarate-dependent dioxygenase AlkB, translating to MDLFSSVLQLVDDAEGGIRYWPDVIPADLAQAWFDALRDGIAWRQMSRPMYDRVVEVPRLLASWRLASAPVGLPLPELLAHVQDVAPAPYNAVGLNLYRDGRDSVAMHNDKLHTLIPGHPITLVSLGAPRQMNIRARAGGKLVRIDLQPGSVLSMSHASQLTHEHGIPKTLRDPGPRMSVVFRVRTEQDE from the coding sequence ATGGACCTGTTCTCCTCCGTGCTGCAGCTGGTCGACGACGCCGAGGGCGGCATCCGCTACTGGCCGGATGTGATTCCCGCAGACCTGGCGCAGGCATGGTTCGACGCGCTGCGCGATGGCATCGCGTGGCGGCAGATGTCGCGGCCGATGTACGACCGGGTGGTCGAGGTGCCGCGCCTGCTGGCGTCCTGGCGGCTCGCGTCGGCGCCTGTCGGGTTGCCGTTGCCGGAACTGCTCGCGCATGTGCAGGACGTGGCGCCGGCGCCGTACAACGCGGTCGGCCTGAACCTCTATCGCGATGGCCGCGATTCGGTGGCGATGCACAACGACAAGCTGCATACGCTCATTCCCGGGCATCCGATCACGCTGGTGTCGCTGGGCGCGCCGCGGCAGATGAACATCCGCGCGCGTGCCGGTGGAAAACTCGTGCGCATCGATCTGCAGCCCGGCAGCGTGCTGAGCATGAGCCATGCCTCGCAGCTCACCCACGAGCACGGCATCCCGAAGACCCTGCGCGATCCGGGACCGCGGATGAGCGTGGTGTTCCGGGTAAGGACGGAGCAGGACGAGTAG
- a CDS encoding error-prone DNA polymerase, protein MTGDLFDGLGRDTPGAQIPRAWAVGQRLRQAANDAVGDDDSLPAYAELHCLSDFSFLRGASSAEQLFARAAQCGYEALAITDECSLAGIVRALEASEATGLRLIVGNEFRLLDGLRFVLLVENAQGYTQLCRLITSGRRAGSKGTYRLSRADVEAVFADATSGVFALWLPGDKPDAGEGSWLRRVFGHARTHLSVELHRERDDAQRLQDLLASSDALGMPVLASGDVHMATRRERIVQDTLTAIRHNLPLAECGAHLFRNGERHLRTRRALGNIHPHHLLEAAVALARRCTFDLRTLQYQYPKELVPEGHTATTWLRQLVVDGARERWPEGTPKKVWATIEEELELIAGLGYEAFFLTVHDVVRFARGRGILCQGRGSSANSAVCFALGITAVNPDETRLLMARFLSKERNEPPDIDVDFEHERREEVIQYVYAKYGRERAALAATVISYRGKSAVRDVARVFGLPPDQITLLANCYGWGNGATPMEQRITEAGFDLANPIIQRVLHVTEQLRDHPRHLSQHVGGFVISDEPLWNLVPVENAAMADRTIIQWDKDDLETMKLLKVDCLALGMLTCIRKTLDLVRGHRGRDYDIATIPGDDRDTYAMIQIADTVGVFQIESRAQMAMLPRLKPARFYDLVIEVAIVRPGPIQGQMVHPYLRRRQGKEPILYPSPDVQAILGETLGVPLFQEQVMELVILAGYTPEEADRLRRSMAAWRRGGDMESHRARIRELMEKKGYAPEFIDQIFEQIKGFGSYGFPQSHSASFAKLVYASCWLKRHEPAAFACGLLNSQPMGFYSPSQIVQDARRGSAEREAVEVLPVDVMHSHWDSTLVGGTAWRDGDDRGEQPAIRLGLRQVAGLPEAVARRIVEVRAQRPFSDIADLCLRAGLDEKARTVLAESDALRSLSGHRNDARWAVAGIERRLPLLPGSPEETTVELPAPRRGEELLADYRSVGLTLREHPMALLRAQMTQRRILGLRALRERRHGSGVHVAGLVTQRQRPGTAKGTIFVTLEDEEGMINVIVWPKLALRRRRALLESRLLAVRGRWERVDGVEHLIAGDLEDLSGLLGGLSLPSRDFH, encoded by the coding sequence ATGACCGGCGATCTCTTCGACGGGCTCGGCCGCGACACGCCCGGGGCGCAGATCCCACGCGCCTGGGCGGTCGGCCAGCGCCTGCGCCAGGCTGCCAACGATGCCGTGGGCGATGACGACAGCCTGCCGGCCTATGCCGAACTGCACTGCCTGTCGGACTTCTCGTTCCTGCGCGGTGCCTCCAGTGCCGAACAGCTGTTCGCGCGCGCCGCGCAATGCGGTTACGAGGCGCTTGCGATCACCGACGAATGTTCGCTGGCCGGGATCGTGCGCGCGCTGGAAGCTTCCGAAGCGACCGGCCTGCGCCTGATCGTGGGCAACGAGTTCCGCCTGCTCGACGGCCTGCGCTTCGTGCTGCTGGTGGAGAACGCACAAGGCTACACGCAGCTGTGCCGGTTGATCACCAGCGGCCGCCGTGCCGGCAGCAAGGGCACGTACCGGCTGTCACGTGCCGACGTGGAAGCGGTGTTCGCCGACGCCACGTCCGGTGTGTTCGCGCTGTGGCTGCCGGGCGACAAGCCGGATGCAGGCGAGGGCAGCTGGCTGCGGCGGGTCTTCGGCCACGCGCGTACGCATCTGTCGGTGGAGCTGCACCGCGAACGCGACGACGCGCAGCGGCTGCAGGATCTGCTGGCGTCGTCGGATGCACTCGGCATGCCGGTACTGGCCAGCGGCGACGTGCACATGGCCACCCGTCGCGAGCGCATCGTGCAGGACACGCTGACCGCGATCCGCCACAACCTGCCGCTGGCCGAATGCGGCGCGCACCTGTTCCGCAATGGCGAACGCCACCTGCGCACGCGCCGCGCGCTGGGCAACATCCATCCACACCACCTGTTGGAAGCCGCGGTCGCGCTGGCGCGACGCTGCACCTTCGACCTGCGCACGCTGCAATACCAGTACCCGAAGGAACTGGTACCCGAAGGCCACACCGCCACCACCTGGTTGCGCCAGCTGGTGGTGGACGGCGCGCGCGAACGCTGGCCGGAAGGCACGCCGAAGAAGGTGTGGGCGACGATCGAGGAGGAGCTGGAACTGATCGCCGGCCTCGGCTACGAGGCGTTCTTCCTCACCGTGCACGACGTGGTCCGCTTCGCGCGCGGCCGCGGCATCCTCTGCCAGGGCCGCGGTTCATCGGCGAATTCCGCCGTGTGCTTTGCGCTCGGCATCACCGCGGTCAATCCCGACGAGACCCGCCTGCTGATGGCGCGCTTCCTGTCGAAGGAGCGCAACGAACCGCCGGATATCGACGTCGACTTCGAGCACGAGCGGCGCGAGGAAGTCATCCAGTACGTGTACGCGAAATACGGCCGGGAGCGCGCCGCACTGGCGGCCACGGTGATCAGCTACCGGGGCAAGAGTGCGGTGCGCGACGTGGCCCGTGTGTTCGGCCTGCCGCCGGACCAGATCACCCTGCTGGCCAACTGCTACGGCTGGGGCAACGGCGCCACGCCGATGGAGCAGCGCATCACCGAAGCCGGCTTCGATCTCGCCAATCCGATCATCCAGCGCGTGCTTCACGTCACCGAGCAGTTGCGCGACCACCCGCGCCACCTGTCGCAGCACGTGGGCGGCTTCGTCATTTCCGACGAGCCGTTGTGGAACCTGGTGCCGGTGGAGAACGCGGCGATGGCCGACCGCACCATCATCCAGTGGGACAAGGACGACCTGGAGACGATGAAGCTGCTCAAGGTCGATTGCCTGGCACTGGGCATGCTGACCTGCATCCGCAAGACGCTGGACCTGGTGCGCGGGCATCGCGGCCGCGATTACGACATCGCCACCATTCCCGGCGACGACAGGGACACCTACGCGATGATCCAGATCGCCGACACGGTCGGCGTGTTCCAGATCGAATCACGTGCGCAGATGGCGATGTTGCCGCGGTTGAAACCCGCGCGGTTCTACGACCTGGTGATCGAGGTGGCGATCGTGCGGCCGGGGCCGATCCAGGGGCAGATGGTGCATCCCTATCTGCGGCGTCGGCAGGGCAAGGAGCCGATCCTGTATCCGTCGCCGGACGTGCAGGCGATCCTCGGCGAAACGCTGGGCGTGCCGCTGTTCCAGGAACAGGTGATGGAACTGGTGATCCTGGCCGGCTACACACCCGAGGAAGCGGACCGGCTGCGGCGTTCGATGGCGGCATGGCGACGTGGCGGCGACATGGAATCGCACCGTGCGCGCATCCGCGAACTGATGGAGAAGAAGGGCTACGCGCCCGAGTTCATCGACCAGATCTTCGAGCAGATCAAGGGCTTCGGCTCGTACGGCTTCCCGCAGAGCCATTCGGCCTCGTTCGCCAAGCTGGTCTATGCCAGCTGCTGGCTCAAGCGCCACGAACCGGCGGCGTTCGCCTGTGGCCTGCTCAACTCGCAGCCGATGGGCTTCTATTCGCCCAGCCAGATCGTGCAGGACGCACGCCGCGGCAGCGCGGAACGCGAAGCGGTGGAGGTGTTGCCGGTGGACGTGATGCACAGCCACTGGGACAGCACGCTGGTCGGTGGAACAGCGTGGCGTGACGGCGACGACCGCGGTGAGCAGCCGGCGATCCGCCTCGGCCTGCGCCAGGTGGCCGGGCTGCCGGAAGCGGTGGCGCGCCGCATCGTCGAGGTGCGTGCGCAGCGGCCGTTTTCCGACATCGCCGACCTGTGCCTGCGCGCAGGCCTCGACGAGAAGGCGCGCACGGTGCTGGCCGAATCGGATGCATTGCGATCGCTGTCGGGTCATCGCAATGACGCGCGCTGGGCGGTGGCCGGCATCGAACGCCGCCTGCCGCTGCTGCCGGGCAGCCCGGAAGAAACGACGGTGGAACTGCCGGCGCCGCGGCGTGGCGAGGAACTGCTGGCCGACTACCGCAGCGTCGGCCTCACCCTGCGCGAGCATCCGATGGCCCTGCTGCGTGCGCAGATGACCCAGCGTCGCATCCTCGGGCTGCGTGCATTACGCGAACGCCGGCATGGCAGTGGCGTGCACGTGGCCGGGCTGGTCACGCAGCGGCAGCGGCCCGGGACCGCCAAGGGCACGATCTTCGTCACCCTCGAGGACGAGGAAGGGATGATCAACGTGATCGTGTGGCCGAAGCTGGCGTTGCGTCGCCGTCGCGCGCTGCTGGAGTCGCGCCTGCTGGCGGTGCGCGGACGCTGGGAGCGCGTGGATGGCGTCGAGCACCTGATCGCCGGCGACCTCGAGGATCTCAGCGGCCTGCTGGGTGGGTTGTCGCTGCCGTCGCGGGATTTCCACTGA
- a CDS encoding Y-family DNA polymerase — protein sequence MLWACILLPQLALDAVLRRCPDPDAPLALVTGPAQLRSLHAVNAAAAAAGLRPGQRLVAAQALSPGFAIVEHDPAHEATAQQFLAAWAYRHSSLVSAAWPGAIVLEARASFRLFGPWPRFEPRLREELDALGFRHRIALAPTPRAARVLAGLRDGFAVTHADAMARVLDTVPVRRAALPDDAGERLQRMGVRTLGTLRGLPSDTVRRRFGAGVLDHLQRLYGEADDPLPWYAPPDRFDARIEMGYEVESHMALLFPLRRMIGDLCTALSIRDGGVQRFELRLEHEQGHTTVDVGLLAPERDPALLFEVARSRLERVEVARPVVALRLHAAALPPFVPASRDLFEQRLQQGMPWPQLRERLRGRLGDGAVYRLAPADDPRPERAWRRIDGEADAMPEAPSRPPRPGWLLPQPMPLRDSRIDILHGPERLESGWWDGDDVRRDYYVVQTSLGQRAWAFTRAGERDGWMLHGWFG from the coding sequence ATGCTCTGGGCCTGCATCCTCCTGCCGCAGCTGGCGCTCGACGCCGTTCTCCGCCGCTGCCCTGATCCCGACGCCCCGCTGGCGCTGGTCACCGGGCCGGCGCAACTGCGCAGCCTGCATGCGGTGAATGCGGCCGCGGCCGCCGCCGGCTTGCGCCCGGGCCAGCGGCTGGTTGCCGCGCAGGCGCTGTCGCCCGGCTTCGCCATCGTCGAGCACGATCCCGCGCACGAGGCCACCGCGCAGCAGTTCCTTGCCGCCTGGGCCTACCGCCACAGTTCGCTGGTGAGTGCGGCCTGGCCGGGTGCGATCGTGCTGGAGGCGCGCGCCAGCTTCCGCCTGTTCGGGCCGTGGCCACGCTTCGAACCCCGCCTGCGCGAGGAACTCGATGCACTCGGCTTCCGCCATCGCATCGCGCTGGCGCCCACCCCGCGCGCGGCACGGGTGCTGGCGGGGCTGCGCGACGGGTTCGCCGTCACCCATGCCGATGCGATGGCGCGCGTCCTCGACACGGTACCGGTGCGACGCGCGGCGCTGCCCGACGACGCCGGCGAACGCCTGCAGCGGATGGGCGTGCGCACGCTCGGCACATTGCGTGGCCTGCCCAGCGACACCGTGCGCCGGCGCTTCGGTGCCGGTGTGCTCGACCACCTGCAACGCCTGTACGGCGAAGCCGACGATCCACTGCCCTGGTACGCACCGCCGGACCGCTTCGATGCCCGCATCGAGATGGGCTACGAGGTCGAGAGCCACATGGCGCTGCTGTTTCCGCTGCGGCGGATGATCGGCGACCTGTGTACCGCGCTGTCGATCCGCGATGGCGGCGTGCAGCGGTTCGAGCTGCGGCTGGAACACGAACAGGGGCACACCACCGTCGACGTCGGCCTGCTGGCGCCGGAACGCGATCCCGCGCTGCTGTTCGAGGTGGCGCGCAGCCGCCTGGAACGGGTGGAGGTGGCGCGTCCGGTGGTGGCGTTGCGCCTGCATGCGGCAGCACTGCCGCCGTTCGTGCCGGCCAGCCGCGACCTGTTCGAACAGCGCCTGCAACAGGGCATGCCGTGGCCGCAGCTGCGCGAGCGGCTGCGTGGACGGCTGGGCGATGGGGCCGTGTACCGGTTGGCGCCGGCCGACGATCCGCGCCCCGAACGCGCCTGGCGGCGCATCGACGGCGAGGCGGATGCGATGCCGGAGGCGCCGTCGCGCCCGCCACGCCCGGGTTGGCTGCTGCCGCAGCCGATGCCGCTGCGCGACAGCCGGATCGACATCCTGCACGGCCCGGAACGGCTGGAAAGCGGCTGGTGGGATGGCGACGATGTACGTCGCGATTACTACGTGGTGCAAACGTCACTCGGCCAACGAGCGTGGGCATTCACCCGGGCGGGTGAGCGCGACGGCTGGATGCTGCACGGGTGGTTCGGATGA
- the imuA gene encoding translesion DNA synthesis-associated protein ImuA — protein MGDVLPLDALLAARTIWPAGKGAVRVVDGEPTGHAALDAVLPQGGWPRRALSELLLPADGVGELELLLPALARFTAAGSPVVLVAPPYLPYAPAWQAAGIDLAWLHVVDAAPRDALWAFEQCLRSGACAAVVGWPRTADERALRRLQVAADSGDCFAFVVRDRRHAANPSPAALRLECAQGAWHVRKCRGGQLPSQPLQLRPGPLAALPH, from the coding sequence ATGGGCGACGTCCTGCCCCTGGATGCACTGCTGGCCGCCCGCACCATATGGCCCGCCGGCAAGGGCGCGGTGCGCGTGGTCGATGGCGAACCCACCGGCCACGCGGCGCTGGATGCGGTGCTGCCGCAGGGTGGCTGGCCGCGGCGTGCACTGAGCGAACTGCTGCTGCCGGCCGACGGCGTGGGCGAACTCGAACTGCTGCTGCCGGCACTGGCGCGCTTTACCGCCGCCGGCAGCCCGGTGGTGCTGGTGGCCCCGCCGTACCTGCCGTATGCACCGGCCTGGCAGGCGGCCGGCATCGACCTAGCCTGGCTGCACGTGGTGGATGCCGCGCCGCGCGATGCGCTGTGGGCGTTCGAGCAATGCCTGCGTTCGGGTGCCTGCGCCGCGGTGGTGGGCTGGCCGCGCACCGCCGATGAGCGTGCGTTGCGGCGGCTGCAGGTGGCGGCCGACAGTGGCGACTGCTTCGCTTTCGTGGTGCGCGACCGGCGCCATGCCGCCAACCCGTCCCCGGCCGCGCTGCGGCTGGAATGCGCGCAGGGCGCCTGGCACGTGCGCAAATGCCGCGGCGGGCAGTTGCCGTCCCAGCCCCTGCAACTGCGACCGGGTCCACTGGCGGCCCTTCCGCATTGA